The genomic window TGTTCGTCAATAAAAACCGTTCTACGAACAGAAAACGCATCCTCAAGCTCTTTATCTGTTTTTACTACTTTTACGTTCACGTCTTAATTTTCCTTTCCCAGGCGAAATGTTTCATATACGGTCCACGAACCATTTTCAAGCTGATACAATAGGTGAAAACGGTTAATCATTTCCTCATGATCGACTGATTGCATTCTCAATGAGCCATAAACATCAGAATACTCGTCATTTGATAAATTTTGGCCGATTGTAATGTGCGGAACAAAAGAATACTCCGGTTTTTCATTTACGAACTCAGCGTGAATATCGTTGTATAAACTTTCGAGCTCTTTTGTTTTCTCTACT from Bacillus methanolicus includes these protein-coding regions:
- a CDS encoding YjcG family protein produces the protein MKFGIAIFPSKKLQDFANSYRKRYDPHYALIPPHLTLKNAFEATEEQANEMSQKLSNIAEKNNPFRLRVLKISSFYPVNNVIYLKVEKTKELESLYNDIHAEFVNEKPEYSFVPHITIGQNLSNDEYSDVYGSLRMQSVDHEEMINRFHLLYQLENGSWTVYETFRLGKEN